One segment of Arthrobacter sp. MMS18-M83 DNA contains the following:
- a CDS encoding LacI family DNA-binding transcriptional regulator — MAASSVSWDLSRPDRADLRTRTRIQAPTNSLARALSAGRTGVAAVLVPDITNPFYFDLIRGTHLQLKAAGYTQLLVDTEESDEVESGAMKQLGKTVDGIIVAASNLSDDVLRENAAKMPMVTVNRDVRGVPAVIIDTAAATNRALDHLISLGHTSVAYVGGPPMSQSSMRRWTALSVAAKDHGLEVFGLGPFAPNMQSGAAAADSAVHSGVTACITFNDLIAIGMIQRLRQRGLRVPEDLSIVGCDDVFGADFCNPPLTTMTTPIELVGRVAASMLLDQLNPVSGAAKRQRSLIPTHLTVRGSTGAFRPDDCHG; from the coding sequence GTGGCGGCATCGAGTGTGTCCTGGGACCTCTCCAGGCCGGACCGGGCTGACCTCCGCACCCGCACGCGCATCCAAGCGCCTACCAACAGCCTGGCCAGAGCGTTGAGCGCGGGACGGACCGGTGTCGCGGCGGTGTTGGTTCCAGACATCACGAACCCCTTCTATTTCGACCTCATTAGGGGAACCCATCTCCAGCTCAAGGCAGCCGGCTATACCCAATTGTTGGTGGACACAGAGGAATCCGATGAAGTTGAATCCGGCGCGATGAAGCAGCTGGGCAAAACGGTCGACGGAATCATCGTTGCGGCCTCCAACCTGAGTGATGATGTCCTGCGTGAAAACGCGGCAAAGATGCCCATGGTCACCGTCAATCGCGACGTTCGCGGGGTTCCTGCTGTCATTATCGATACAGCGGCGGCGACCAACCGTGCACTAGATCATCTGATCTCGCTGGGTCATACCAGCGTCGCATACGTGGGAGGCCCGCCAATGTCCCAGTCCAGCATGAGGAGGTGGACCGCACTATCGGTTGCGGCGAAGGACCACGGGTTGGAGGTTTTCGGACTCGGGCCGTTCGCTCCGAACATGCAGTCGGGCGCGGCCGCGGCGGACTCCGCCGTCCACAGCGGAGTGACCGCCTGCATAACCTTCAACGATCTGATCGCCATCGGAATGATCCAACGGCTCCGCCAACGCGGTCTCCGGGTGCCGGAAGACCTGAGCATCGTCGGTTGCGATGATGTGTTCGGGGCGGACTTCTGCAACCCCCCGCTGACGACCATGACGACTCCTATCGAACTAGTCGGACGAGTGGCCGCGTCGATGCTGCTCGACCAGCTCAACCCAGTGTCAGGCGCAGCCAAGCGCCAGCGATCCTTGATTCCCACCCACCTGACTGTACGAGGCTCGACGGGTGCCTTCAGACCGGATGATTGCCACGGATGA
- a CDS encoding ROK family protein, producing MSELSNDRSPANTILRLVAAGKVTSRAQAARVTGMARSTIGLHVDQMLRDEVLAELEESQGARGRPARELTVGRGAGYVVDVIFDRTNTCVAISDASAAVVDSRTIDILLNPDPKAVIGRVLDAAADLLSGHDLVLSDVRQVIASVPAPVDFHEGVTAHRSIMAGWEGIQIAKILSEHFGAPALMDNDANLMALGAATTVHRDELPLLHLQLSTGIGAGLITADAKIHRGADGSAGDIGHLRIDSRADARCQCGKVGCIGAYASLHAVMSQLGIETDSDTDPRAGRKALTQLVRKADPAALAALRDAAGHLGQLTAILVDMFNPRTIILGGGMIELSDDVLSTIRGVVYQEAMSIATRRLVISPSRLGNKAALVGAARLGADELLDMSPQVGQARYFAE from the coding sequence ATGAGCGAGTTATCAAACGACCGATCGCCAGCCAATACGATCCTGCGTTTGGTTGCTGCAGGTAAAGTGACGAGCCGGGCCCAGGCGGCGCGAGTGACCGGGATGGCGCGCTCGACGATTGGCCTACACGTGGATCAAATGCTCCGCGATGAGGTCCTCGCCGAGTTGGAGGAGTCCCAAGGGGCACGGGGACGTCCGGCGAGAGAATTGACGGTCGGCAGGGGCGCCGGATATGTCGTGGATGTGATCTTTGATCGTACGAATACTTGCGTAGCCATATCCGATGCGAGCGCCGCTGTTGTGGACTCACGCACTATCGATATCCTGTTGAATCCGGACCCAAAGGCTGTGATTGGGAGAGTTCTCGATGCTGCAGCCGATCTCCTGTCCGGCCATGATCTCGTACTCTCCGACGTCCGTCAGGTCATAGCCAGTGTCCCGGCACCCGTGGACTTCCACGAGGGAGTCACGGCACACCGATCCATCATGGCCGGCTGGGAGGGCATTCAGATCGCGAAAATCCTGAGTGAGCACTTCGGTGCTCCGGCACTCATGGATAACGATGCAAACCTTATGGCCCTGGGGGCAGCGACAACAGTGCATCGCGACGAGCTGCCATTGCTGCACTTGCAGCTTTCGACCGGGATCGGTGCCGGGCTTATTACGGCGGACGCAAAAATCCACCGTGGTGCAGACGGTTCCGCAGGCGACATTGGCCATTTGCGCATTGATAGCCGAGCTGATGCGCGATGCCAGTGCGGCAAGGTCGGTTGCATCGGCGCCTACGCGAGTCTTCATGCCGTCATGTCCCAGCTTGGTATCGAAACAGACAGTGATACAGATCCGCGGGCCGGACGAAAGGCGCTGACCCAGCTGGTTCGAAAGGCAGATCCGGCCGCATTGGCTGCGTTACGGGATGCGGCAGGTCACTTGGGCCAGCTGACGGCGATTTTGGTTGACATGTTTAATCCGAGGACGATTATCCTGGGTGGCGGAATGATTGAGCTCAGCGATGATGTGCTCTCAACAATCAGGGGCGTGGTCTATCAGGAGGCGATGTCCATCGCCACTCGCCGCTTGGTGATTAGCCCGTCGCGTCTCGGAAATAAGGCGGCTTTGGTCGGTGCTGCGAGGCTTGGTGCGGATGAGCTACTCGACATGTCGCCCCAAGTCGGGCAGGCCAGGTATTTTGCTGAGTAG